From the Deinococcus radiophilus genome, one window contains:
- a CDS encoding phosphoribosyltransferase family protein, protein MPTHRVQIGSLSRDLPIVPVSDEVKVALFNMLGDTDITEEAGKELARRLPADIKVLVTPEVKALSLAHVISRESGVPYIVVRKGTKPYMVDPVVREVVSITTGKPQTLVMDGLDVQKVRGQRVAIVDDVVSSGGTLNSLREIIEQVGGDLGAVMAVFTEGQERPDVTALGHLPLF, encoded by the coding sequence CTGCCCACTCACCGCGTTCAGATCGGCTCGCTCAGCCGTGACCTGCCTATTGTGCCCGTCTCGGATGAGGTCAAAGTCGCCTTGTTCAACATGCTAGGCGACACCGACATTACCGAGGAAGCGGGCAAAGAGCTGGCCCGCCGTCTTCCTGCCGACATCAAGGTGTTGGTGACGCCAGAGGTCAAGGCGCTGTCACTGGCGCATGTCATCAGCCGCGAATCGGGCGTGCCTTATATCGTGGTCCGCAAGGGCACCAAGCCTTACATGGTGGACCCGGTGGTGCGCGAGGTGGTCAGCATCACCACCGGCAAGCCCCAGACCCTCGTGATGGATGGCCTGGACGTGCAGAAGGTGCGCGGTCAGCGGGTCGCCATCGTGGACGATGTGGTGTCCAGTGGCGGCACGCTCAACTCGCTGCGCGAAATCATTGAGCAGGTGGGCGGCGATCTGGGCGCGGTAATGGCCGTCTTTACCGAGGGGCAGGAGCGCCCCGACGTGACTGCACTGGGCCACCTACCGCTGTTCTGA
- a CDS encoding class I SAM-dependent methyltransferase: MPRLTLAQRSNFLPLTAWGYSLWRERSLTLLGGQPFPLWREARLFLGHCRPQPGEYWLDVGTSAGFYAGVLAGAGCRVTATDLSPAMLRSAQRRVQGPQIEWAQINSETLPAPWHGAFDGVTIGATLNETADPAALLRSAVLALRPGGQLWLMYLQNTGGSMQRRLVHPAFGGLTFPAPAWIGAQLPGMSLEMGVTFGAVRFEQWVRLTYT, translated from the coding sequence ATGCCCCGGCTGACCCTGGCCCAGCGCAGTAATTTCTTGCCCCTGACCGCTTGGGGCTACTCGCTGTGGCGTGAACGGTCACTCACGCTACTCGGCGGCCAGCCGTTCCCGCTGTGGCGCGAGGCTCGGCTGTTCCTAGGGCACTGCCGACCACAGCCCGGCGAATACTGGCTGGACGTTGGGACCAGTGCTGGGTTTTATGCTGGGGTGCTGGCGGGGGCAGGGTGCCGGGTCACTGCCACTGATCTCAGCCCCGCGATGTTGCGCTCAGCCCAGCGGCGGGTGCAAGGCCCACAGATTGAGTGGGCTCAGATCAACAGTGAGACCTTACCCGCGCCCTGGCACGGAGCTTTTGACGGCGTAACCATCGGAGCCACCCTCAACGAGACGGCGGACCCGGCGGCCTTGCTGCGTTCGGCAGTGTTGGCCCTGCGCCCTGGCGGTCAGTTGTGGCTGATGTACTTGCAGAACACCGGGGGATCTATGCAGCGTCGCCTGGTCCACCCGGCGTTCGGTGGCCTGACTTTTCCCGCACCGGCGTGGATTGGGGCACAATTGCCGGGTATGTCTCTAGAAATGGGCGTCACCTTTGGCGCAGTCCGATTTGAACAATGGGTCCGGTTAACGTACACCTGA
- a CDS encoding acylphosphatase: MTEPDKLQRLTALVSGEVQGVGYRFYVQRRATDLDLQGYAENLTDGRVEVVAEGYAEDLERLVHWLKQGPPHARVDGVDTQLSDATGLRGFHTY; encoded by the coding sequence ATGACTGAACCGGACAAATTGCAGCGCCTGACCGCCCTGGTAAGTGGGGAGGTGCAGGGCGTAGGCTACCGCTTTTACGTGCAGCGCCGCGCCACCGACCTGGACCTGCAGGGCTATGCCGAGAACCTGACCGATGGCCGGGTCGAAGTGGTGGCCGAAGGCTACGCCGAGGATCTGGAACGGCTGGTGCACTGGCTCAAGCAGGGACCACCCCACGCACGGGTGGACGGTGTGGACACCCAACTGAGCGACGCCACCGGCCTCAGAGGCTTTCATACCTACTGA
- the mobA gene encoding molybdenum cofactor guanylyltransferase has translation MGGVTLLECSAASLEGAPHRLLIAPPERSYQLPGWITEPEDRQGEGPLAGLEKALTWAEQFGSGWVALTGVDYPLLTPAVWATLFLHVGEGRLAVATLDAAGHPQPLPALYHTALRPEVTAALDRGERRLRAVLQGPGRILLSRDALGLSSHVWEDADTAADLERLARFPQASVPER, from the coding sequence CTGGGCGGGGTCACGCTGCTGGAATGCTCGGCGGCCAGTCTGGAAGGCGCGCCTCACCGCCTGCTGATCGCCCCGCCGGAGCGCAGCTACCAGCTGCCCGGTTGGATCACCGAACCCGAAGACCGTCAGGGAGAGGGACCACTGGCTGGCCTAGAGAAAGCGCTGACCTGGGCAGAACAGTTTGGGTCCGGCTGGGTGGCGCTGACTGGCGTGGACTATCCGCTGCTGACGCCCGCCGTCTGGGCGACGCTGTTTCTCCATGTCGGAGAGGGGCGATTAGCCGTGGCGACGCTGGACGCGGCAGGCCACCCCCAGCCCTTGCCTGCGCTGTACCACACGGCCCTGCGGCCTGAAGTCACGGCGGCGCTGGACCGGGGAGAACGGCGACTACGCGCCGTCCTTCAAGGACCGGGCCGCATCCTCCTGTCACGGGACGCCCTGGGGCTGTCGTCACACGTCTGGGAAGATGCGGACACCGCTGCCGATTTGGAGCGCCTAGCCCGCTTTCCGCAAGCTTCAGTGCCGGAACGCTGA
- the pgm gene encoding phosphoglucomutase (alpha-D-glucose-1,6-bisphosphate-dependent), giving the protein MTHPQAGQRAPAEALSNIPHLIAAYYERRPDPAVAEQRVSFGTSGHRGTSLNQTFNEAHILAITQATAEYRRTAGIQGPLYLGADTHALSEPALLSGLRVLRANGVNVQAAPGQFTPTPLVSHAILTHNAAGAEQADGIVITPSHNPPQDGGFKYNPPSGGPADTDVTGQIQARANELLENGLDGVQTVTLEEALKGLTPFDFITPYVETLDEVIDLEAIRAAGVQIGVDPLGGSSLPVWQAIEDRWQLGLRIVNHEIDPRFAFMTLDKDGKIRMDCSSPYAMASLLEYRGQFDVAIGNDPDADRHGIVTPDGLMNPNHYLAVMIDYLFRNRPGWREDAGIGKTLVSSALIDRVATGLGRPLMEVPVGFKYFVEGLQGGSLGFGGEESAGASFLRMDGRPWSTDKDGIIAGLLAAEIMARSGRSPSQYFQDLSEKYGETAYARTDAPASTEQKAALKSLSPEAVQAATLAGDPITGRFTRAPGNDEAVGGLKVSTEHAWFAARPSGTENIYKIYAESFRGEEHLQQVLKEAQQVVAAAMP; this is encoded by the coding sequence ATGACACATCCACAGGCGGGCCAGCGTGCCCCAGCGGAGGCGCTCAGCAATATCCCCCACCTGATTGCAGCGTACTACGAGCGGCGTCCCGATCCCGCGGTGGCGGAGCAGCGGGTCAGCTTCGGAACCAGTGGGCACCGGGGCACTTCGCTGAATCAGACGTTCAACGAGGCCCATATCCTCGCCATCACCCAAGCCACTGCCGAATACCGCCGCACGGCAGGCATCCAGGGGCCACTGTATCTGGGGGCCGACACTCACGCTCTGAGTGAACCGGCGCTCCTCAGTGGCCTGCGGGTGCTGAGGGCCAACGGGGTCAATGTCCAGGCTGCACCTGGTCAGTTCACACCAACCCCACTGGTCAGCCACGCCATCCTGACCCACAACGCGGCGGGCGCAGAGCAGGCCGACGGCATCGTGATCACGCCCAGTCATAATCCCCCACAGGACGGCGGTTTCAAGTACAACCCGCCCAGCGGCGGCCCTGCCGATACCGATGTCACCGGGCAGATTCAGGCCCGCGCCAACGAGCTGTTGGAAAACGGTCTGGACGGGGTGCAGACCGTCACCCTAGAAGAAGCGCTGAAAGGGTTGACGCCATTTGACTTCATCACGCCATACGTGGAGACGCTGGATGAAGTGATTGATCTGGAAGCGATCCGGGCGGCGGGCGTCCAGATCGGCGTCGATCCCCTCGGCGGCAGCAGCTTGCCGGTCTGGCAGGCCATTGAAGACCGCTGGCAGCTGGGGCTGCGCATCGTCAACCATGAGATTGATCCCCGTTTCGCCTTCATGACTCTGGACAAGGACGGCAAAATCCGGATGGACTGCTCCAGCCCGTATGCGATGGCCAGCTTGCTGGAGTACCGAGGTCAGTTCGATGTGGCGATTGGCAACGACCCAGACGCCGATCGGCACGGCATTGTGACCCCGGACGGCCTGATGAATCCCAACCACTATTTGGCCGTGATGATCGATTACCTGTTCCGGAACCGCCCCGGCTGGCGGGAGGACGCGGGCATCGGCAAGACCCTGGTCAGTTCGGCACTGATTGACCGCGTGGCTACCGGCCTGGGCCGCCCCTTGATGGAAGTGCCGGTGGGCTTCAAGTATTTCGTGGAGGGGCTACAAGGCGGCTCGCTGGGCTTCGGCGGTGAGGAATCGGCGGGAGCCAGTTTCCTGCGAATGGATGGCCGCCCCTGGAGCACCGACAAAGACGGCATCATCGCCGGACTGCTGGCCGCCGAGATCATGGCCCGGTCAGGCCGCAGCCCCTCGCAGTATTTCCAAGACCTGAGTGAAAAGTACGGCGAGACGGCCTATGCCCGCACCGACGCCCCGGCCAGCACCGAACAGAAAGCCGCCCTGAAATCTCTGAGCCCCGAAGCCGTACAGGCCGCGACCCTGGCGGGCGACCCAATCACAGGCCGCTTCACCCGCGCTCCTGGCAACGACGAAGCCGTTGGTGGGCTGAAGGTCAGCACCGAGCATGCCTGGTTCGCCGCCCGCCCCAGCGGTACTGAGAATATCTACAAAATCTATGCCGAGAGCTTTAGGGGCGAGGAACACTTACAACAGGTGCTGAAAGAGGCCCAGCAGGTGGTCGCCGCCGCGATGCCCTGA
- a CDS encoding phage holin family protein produces the protein MQEERKSSMGSAIVDVFDAGVALAKAEVNSLAHKIGELAKAKGVGVVLLLAALVPLGLALIFLILAIYFGLVALGLPWWAAALAMFLGSLVIAGILVALALNKLSEGIGDEHRALTEDERLEAEYLAEKRRQRTEGGQPLTGAVVATGVPVSVGTQRTAPVYGQSHTTVVSSDPAVVYRSSAADHTVQADDMVRPPSEGAHAVPVYDSNPDGSAQYYGQSLNEKLDPHAPTGHNHGHADHDPNVVHPEVLQGAPQVRVSTQPTYSDDMNRGEEGGRR, from the coding sequence ATGCAAGAAGAACGTAAATCATCCATGGGCAGCGCTATCGTCGACGTGTTCGACGCAGGTGTGGCATTGGCCAAAGCAGAGGTCAACTCGCTGGCCCACAAGATCGGTGAGCTGGCCAAGGCCAAAGGTGTGGGAGTGGTGCTGCTGCTGGCTGCCCTGGTTCCACTGGGATTGGCCCTCATTTTCCTGATTCTGGCCATTTACTTTGGTCTGGTTGCGCTGGGCCTGCCCTGGTGGGCTGCTGCGCTGGCGATGTTCCTGGGTAGTCTGGTGATTGCGGGCATTCTGGTGGCCTTGGCCCTGAACAAGTTGAGTGAGGGTATTGGCGACGAGCACCGCGCTCTGACCGAAGATGAGCGTTTGGAAGCCGAGTACCTGGCTGAGAAGCGCCGTCAGCGGACCGAAGGTGGTCAGCCCCTGACCGGAGCGGTCGTCGCGACTGGTGTTCCCGTGTCGGTGGGAACGCAGCGCACGGCCCCGGTGTACGGCCAGAGCCACACCACGGTGGTCAGCAGTGATCCTGCAGTGGTGTACCGCAGCAGCGCTGCAGACCACACCGTACAGGCCGATGACATGGTCCGTCCGCCCTCTGAAGGTGCTCACGCCGTGCCTGTGTACGACTCCAACCCTGACGGCTCGGCCCAGTACTACGGCCAGTCGCTGAACGAGAAGCTGGACCCCCATGCCCCCACCGGGCATAATCACGGTCACGCTGACCACGATCCCAATGTGGTTCATCCTGAAGTGCTTCAAGGAGCCCCACAGGTGCGTGTCAGCACCCAGCCTACGTATAGTGATGATATGAACCGTGGGGAAGAAGGAGGCCGCCGATGA
- a CDS encoding alpha/beta hydrolase → MKESDAHVWATGALVEGRAWKAANPRAAILLTHGFGEYLSRYVNSFQGLIPALVQRGFDVYGYDLRGHGQSLGRRGVVNVEALVRDHLLAREQLRRQALPVFAMGHSMGGLVTAISAARDPRGLSGVILSSPALLVGEDQPALLRRAAPLLGRLTPSLPVTRLNPQDISRIDAEVQTYRKDPQIYHGKVPALTASTLLSSSKKAWSTYPDLKLPTLVIHGSADRIADAAGSQRFVDTISSKEKTLHLVEGGYHELLNDEGAAQTLQVLLEWLDQQAPQPIGHA, encoded by the coding sequence GTGAAAGAGTCCGATGCCCATGTCTGGGCCACAGGTGCACTGGTCGAAGGACGGGCCTGGAAAGCTGCCAACCCACGCGCTGCTATTTTGCTGACGCACGGCTTCGGGGAATACCTCAGCCGCTATGTAAACAGCTTTCAAGGGTTAATCCCAGCACTGGTGCAGCGCGGGTTCGATGTTTATGGCTATGACCTCCGCGGCCACGGCCAATCCCTGGGACGCCGTGGTGTGGTGAATGTCGAAGCCCTGGTCCGCGATCATCTGCTGGCCCGTGAGCAGCTCCGCCGTCAGGCACTGCCTGTCTTTGCGATGGGTCACTCTATGGGCGGCCTGGTCACGGCCATAAGTGCGGCCCGTGACCCCCGTGGCCTGAGTGGCGTGATTCTGAGCAGTCCGGCCCTGCTGGTCGGTGAGGACCAACCTGCGCTGCTGCGCCGCGCCGCGCCACTGCTGGGCCGCTTGACTCCCAGCTTGCCCGTGACCCGCCTGAATCCCCAAGACATCAGCCGCATAGATGCCGAGGTCCAGACCTACCGCAAGGACCCACAGATCTATCACGGCAAGGTGCCGGCACTGACAGCCTCTACCCTGCTAAGCAGCAGTAAAAAAGCCTGGAGCACCTACCCGGACCTGAAACTGCCTACCCTGGTGATCCACGGCTCGGCAGACCGTATTGCCGACGCCGCAGGCAGCCAGCGCTTTGTGGACACCATCAGCAGCAAGGAGAAGACCCTGCACCTGGTCGAAGGTGGCTACCACGAGTTGCTGAACGACGAAGGTGCCGCCCAGACCCTGCAAGTGCTGCTGGAGTGGCTAGATCAGCAAGCCCCGCAGCCTATCGGTCACGCCTGA
- a CDS encoding barstar family protein, with protein MLDVFASPPQGIQEAPHDPRLSAAGHQVALRAINLTCATDERSLMQELMRGLSVPLEATQSWDHLLAALTQPEQAERYGVLLQGYRDFCYRQRRLCDQMDAVLTEAQRILAAQNKQMYLLAAYAEADPKHF; from the coding sequence GTGCTGGATGTATTCGCCTCGCCCCCACAGGGTATTCAGGAAGCCCCCCACGATCCCCGCCTGAGTGCCGCTGGACATCAGGTGGCGCTACGTGCTATCAATCTGACGTGCGCCACAGATGAACGCTCGCTGATGCAGGAGCTGATGCGCGGGCTATCGGTTCCGCTGGAGGCCACCCAAAGCTGGGATCACCTGCTGGCAGCCCTGACGCAGCCTGAGCAGGCAGAGCGCTACGGTGTCTTGTTGCAGGGCTACCGCGATTTCTGCTACCGCCAGCGGCGACTGTGTGACCAGATGGACGCCGTACTGACCGAAGCCCAGCGCATTCTGGCAGCCCAGAACAAGCAGATGTATCTGTTGGCGGCTTATGCTGAAGCGGACCCGAAGCACTTCTAG
- the tsaD gene encoding tRNA (adenosine(37)-N6)-threonylcarbamoyltransferase complex transferase subunit TsaD, with product MLACVSEPVYLLGIDTSCDDTGVGVVALTASGPEVRANVVWSQTVHAEYGGVMPELASREHVERIDQLLPQALAEASIELADLGAVAATSGPGLMGALLVGLMYGKGLAQALTVPFYAVHHLEGHVYAAATEENLAPPYLALVVSGGHTHLFDVPTQGEYHLVGATRDDAVGEAFDKVARLAGLGYPGGPAISAAAERGDPLAIPFKPPLQGQAGFEFSFSGLKTAALLAHQRGASAEGLAASFQRAAVRALVGTSVRAAEAYGRETLVVSGGVAANRELRAAFAQTGLRVAFPAGGLNTDNGAMIALAGAAALQARQTSSDLGVSAAAYVPLAPLPGGSAAAARRKAR from the coding sequence ATGCTGGCCTGTGTGAGTGAACCCGTTTATCTGCTGGGCATAGACACTTCCTGCGACGATACCGGGGTCGGGGTGGTGGCCCTGACGGCCAGCGGGCCAGAGGTGCGGGCCAATGTGGTCTGGTCGCAAACCGTCCATGCTGAGTACGGCGGGGTTATGCCGGAACTGGCCAGCCGTGAACATGTGGAGCGGATAGATCAGCTGTTGCCTCAGGCGTTGGCAGAAGCAAGCATTGAGCTGGCTGACCTCGGAGCCGTTGCCGCTACATCTGGCCCTGGCCTGATGGGAGCCCTGCTGGTGGGGCTGATGTACGGCAAGGGACTCGCGCAGGCGTTGACTGTGCCCTTTTATGCGGTGCATCACCTGGAAGGCCATGTCTATGCGGCAGCCACCGAGGAAAACCTGGCGCCGCCCTACCTGGCGTTGGTGGTCTCCGGCGGTCATACCCACCTCTTTGATGTGCCCACCCAGGGCGAATACCACCTGGTTGGGGCCACCCGTGACGACGCCGTGGGCGAAGCGTTCGACAAGGTGGCGCGGTTGGCTGGGCTGGGCTACCCGGGTGGGCCCGCCATCAGCGCGGCGGCGGAGCGGGGTGATCCGTTGGCTATCCCGTTCAAGCCTCCACTCCAGGGTCAGGCTGGGTTTGAGTTCAGCTTCAGCGGCCTGAAGACGGCGGCTCTGCTGGCGCATCAGCGTGGAGCGAGCGCCGAGGGCCTCGCAGCCAGCTTTCAGCGGGCAGCGGTGCGCGCGCTGGTCGGCACGTCAGTCCGGGCAGCTGAGGCTTACGGCCGGGAAACCCTGGTGGTGTCTGGCGGTGTGGCGGCCAACCGCGAATTGCGGGCCGCTTTTGCACAGACTGGGTTGCGGGTGGCGTTTCCGGCTGGGGGGCTGAATACCGACAACGGTGCCATGATCGCGCTGGCGGGCGCAGCGGCCCTGCAAGCCAGGCAGACGTCCAGCGATCTGGGTGTTTCGGCGGCGGCCTATGTGCCCCTGGCTCCGCTGCCCGGCGGTTCTGCCGCAGCGGCCCGGCGCAAGGCACGCTAA
- a CDS encoding PIN/TRAM domain-containing protein, whose product MLVFRLLMILVGLVAGYAAGRALNMSGPNSEMFLVNTVSLMLAGALLAFLVTPRLEPLLSRSFSGVRRWYSSLAPRTVAAATFGLIVALLLSVLVSNLLASLPIYSWPISILVTLVLAWFFVNYSVQHADAFGLLASQQVRRKKGSKVLDTNVIIDGRVVELAKAGFLEGELLIPSFVLRELQLLADHSDAQRRTRGKRGLAVLEELQELRPLRIDDWDEPGLDKVDDKLIRFARETGGKIVSNDNALSRIAKLQGVEVLSIHEAAVALKPQVQAGDYLTITVSKGGQQQGQGVGYLEDGTMVVVEDGLKFRGKPLRVLVVNNVQTNVGRMIFAKPDQAA is encoded by the coding sequence ATGCTGGTGTTCCGGCTCCTTATGATTCTCGTGGGCCTGGTTGCAGGTTACGCCGCTGGCCGGGCGCTCAATATGAGTGGTCCGAACAGTGAAATGTTCCTCGTCAACACCGTGAGCCTGATGCTGGCTGGGGCGCTGTTGGCCTTTCTGGTGACCCCCCGCCTAGAGCCTCTGTTATCACGCTCCTTTTCAGGAGTGCGGCGCTGGTACAGTTCGCTGGCACCACGTACCGTGGCCGCAGCGACCTTCGGATTGATCGTGGCGCTGCTGCTCAGTGTCCTGGTATCCAACTTACTGGCCAGCTTGCCGATCTATTCGTGGCCGATCAGCATTCTGGTCACACTGGTGCTGGCGTGGTTCTTCGTGAACTACTCGGTGCAGCACGCCGACGCTTTCGGGCTGTTGGCCTCGCAGCAGGTGCGGCGCAAAAAGGGCAGCAAGGTGCTGGACACCAATGTAATTATTGATGGCCGCGTGGTCGAGTTGGCCAAAGCTGGCTTTCTGGAAGGTGAACTGCTGATTCCCAGCTTCGTGCTGCGTGAGTTGCAACTGCTCGCCGACCATTCGGACGCCCAGCGGCGTACCCGTGGCAAACGGGGCTTGGCAGTGCTGGAAGAATTGCAGGAACTGCGGCCCCTGCGAATCGACGACTGGGACGAGCCCGGTCTGGACAAGGTGGATGACAAGCTGATCCGCTTTGCCCGTGAAACCGGAGGTAAGATCGTCAGTAACGACAATGCCCTGAGCCGCATCGCCAAATTGCAGGGCGTGGAAGTCCTGAGCATCCACGAGGCGGCGGTCGCGCTCAAGCCGCAGGTGCAGGCTGGGGATTACCTCACCATCACTGTGAGCAAGGGTGGGCAGCAGCAGGGGCAGGGTGTAGGTTACCTGGAAGACGGCACGATGGTGGTCGTGGAAGACGGTCTGAAGTTCCGGGGCAAGCCACTGCGGGTCCTGGTGGTGAACAACGTGCAGACGAACGTGGGCCGCATGATTTTCGCCAAGCCGGATCAGGCGGCCTGA
- a CDS encoding phytoene/squalene synthase family protein produces the protein MTRQHSQTFYLGSLFFPAPQRPAVWAVYAACRQVDDMVDEPGADPAAEVERWWARVKRAFDGQAAEDDAVGQGLAWAAGRYPLTLDAFADLREGMRMDLAMDAQGTRYETLEQLDRYCYCVGGVIGLMIAPISGYGGEQCTIDRALRLGRAMQLTNILRDVGEDWERGRLYLPQDLMREYGVTEADIAAGRVTPSYRALLAQLAARARADYAAGRAGIPQLHGRARWAVAVAADLYEGILDELERSGYDNLTRRAVVGRGRKLGLTARAALRETMPHCSVFGRKSDLPSSA, from the coding sequence ATGACGCGTCAGCACAGCCAGACCTTCTATCTGGGGTCATTGTTTTTCCCGGCCCCGCAGCGTCCGGCAGTGTGGGCGGTGTATGCGGCGTGCCGCCAAGTAGATGACATGGTGGATGAGCCAGGAGCAGACCCGGCGGCTGAAGTGGAGCGCTGGTGGGCGCGGGTGAAGCGAGCCTTTGATGGGCAAGCCGCCGAAGACGACGCGGTGGGTCAGGGATTGGCGTGGGCGGCTGGACGCTATCCACTGACCCTGGACGCTTTCGCTGATCTCCGCGAGGGCATGCGGATGGACCTGGCAATGGACGCGCAGGGCACCCGCTATGAAACTCTGGAGCAGCTGGACCGCTACTGCTACTGTGTGGGCGGAGTCATTGGGCTGATGATCGCACCGATCAGCGGGTATGGCGGGGAACAGTGCACCATAGACCGGGCACTCCGGCTGGGCCGCGCCATGCAGCTGACCAACATCCTGCGTGACGTGGGCGAGGACTGGGAGCGGGGCCGACTCTACCTGCCGCAGGATCTGATGCGCGAGTACGGCGTCACCGAAGCCGACATCGCCGCTGGGCGTGTCACGCCGTCCTACCGCGCCCTGCTGGCCCAGTTGGCGGCCCGTGCCCGCGCCGACTACGCCGCCGGCCGCGCCGGTATTCCGCAGTTGCATGGCCGTGCCCGCTGGGCGGTGGCGGTGGCCGCCGACCTTTACGAAGGCATTCTTGATGAGCTGGAGCGCAGCGGTTACGACAACCTGACTCGCCGCGCGGTGGTGGGGCGTGGCCGCAAGCTGGGGCTGACCGCCCGCGCCGCGCTACGTGAAACCATGCCGCACTGCTCGGTCTTTGGCCGCAAGTCTGATCTGCCCAGCTCAGCCTGA
- the crtI gene encoding phytoene desaturase family protein, protein MTADPIFSPTVPARLRKTALIIGSGIGGLSLGIRLQSLGFDTTILERLDAPGGRAYQKRTEDGYVFDMGPTVLTVPHFIEELFALERDQAALTAPDFPPSTLSGERVKGGVSGGPRTSEYVQIVPILPFYRIYFDDGTYFDYDGDPERTREQIAELAPEDLDGYEAFNRDARAIFERGFLELGYTHFGDPATMLKVVPDLLQLDAVRTLFGFTSKYFQSDKLRQVFSFETLLIGGNPLSVPAIYAMIHFVEKTWGIHYALGGTGALVQGLVQKYGELGGQIRYGAGVEEILTRSGAGRLARPVAAGVRLASGEELQADIVASNGDWANTYLKRLPSPARRVNNDLRVRAAAQSMSLLVIYFGFRAEGYAPLDLRHHNIILGPRYEELLGEIFSGGVLGEDFSQYLHLPTLTDPTLAPAGHHAAYTLIPVPNKAGKGGGLDWEEEGPALVRRVLDFLEQRGYIPHLAERLTHLEWITPDYFEQTLDSHVGNAFGPEPKLVQSAFFRPHNRSEDVTGLYMVGASAQPGGGTPSVMMSAKMTARLIAEDFGIHPEVVEGVPAGYPLE, encoded by the coding sequence ATGACTGCTGACCCTATATTCTCCCCAACTGTGCCCGCTCGCCTACGTAAAACGGCCCTGATTATCGGCTCCGGGATCGGCGGCCTCAGCCTGGGTATCCGCCTGCAAAGCCTCGGCTTTGACACGACCATCCTGGAGCGCTTGGACGCACCGGGGGGGCGGGCCTACCAGAAGCGTACCGAGGACGGGTACGTTTTTGATATGGGGCCGACAGTACTGACGGTGCCGCACTTCATTGAGGAGCTGTTTGCACTGGAACGTGATCAGGCCGCGCTGACGGCTCCCGACTTCCCGCCCTCTACCCTTAGCGGTGAGCGCGTCAAGGGGGGGGTAAGCGGTGGTCCCCGCACCTCTGAGTATGTTCAGATCGTGCCGATTCTGCCGTTTTACCGGATTTATTTTGACGACGGCACCTACTTCGATTACGACGGCGACCCTGAACGGACCCGTGAGCAGATTGCCGAGCTGGCTCCCGAGGATCTGGACGGCTACGAGGCGTTCAACCGCGACGCCCGCGCCATTTTCGAGCGGGGTTTTCTGGAGTTGGGGTATACACACTTCGGCGATCCAGCCACCATGCTGAAAGTAGTGCCGGACCTGCTGCAGTTGGATGCCGTGCGTACCCTCTTTGGATTTACGTCCAAGTATTTCCAGAGTGACAAGCTGCGGCAGGTCTTTTCCTTCGAGACACTGCTGATCGGCGGCAATCCTCTGAGCGTCCCAGCCATTTACGCCATGATTCACTTTGTCGAGAAAACCTGGGGCATCCACTATGCCCTGGGCGGCACTGGGGCGCTGGTGCAGGGGCTGGTCCAGAAGTACGGGGAACTCGGTGGGCAGATTCGCTACGGGGCTGGAGTAGAGGAGATTCTGACCCGGTCTGGCGCTGGAAGGCTGGCCCGCCCGGTGGCCGCTGGCGTGCGGCTGGCGAGCGGCGAGGAGCTGCAGGCCGACATCGTGGCAAGTAACGGTGACTGGGCCAATACTTACCTGAAACGTTTGCCGTCACCCGCCCGCCGGGTAAACAACGACCTGCGCGTTAGGGCGGCGGCTCAAAGCATGAGCCTGCTGGTCATCTACTTTGGGTTCCGCGCCGAGGGTTACGCCCCGCTGGACCTGCGCCACCACAACATCATCCTGGGGCCGCGTTACGAGGAACTGCTGGGCGAGATTTTCAGCGGGGGCGTGTTGGGCGAGGACTTCAGCCAATACCTGCACCTGCCCACCCTCACCGACCCCACACTCGCCCCGGCGGGTCATCACGCTGCCTATACCCTGATTCCGGTGCCCAACAAGGCGGGGAAGGGCGGAGGGCTGGACTGGGAAGAGGAAGGTCCGGCACTGGTCAGGCGCGTCCTGGACTTTCTGGAGCAGCGTGGCTACATTCCCCACCTGGCCGAGCGGCTCACTCACCTGGAATGGATCACGCCTGACTACTTTGAGCAGACGCTGGACAGCCATGTGGGCAACGCCTTCGGGCCAGAGCCGAAGCTGGTCCAGAGTGCCTTTTTCCGGCCTCACAACCGCAGCGAGGACGTGACTGGGCTGTACATGGTGGGTGCCAGCGCTCAGCCGGGAGGCGGCACGCCCAGCGTGATGATGTCGGCCAAGATGACGGCGCGGCTGATCGCAGAAGACTTCGGCATTCACCCGGAGGTGGTGGAGGGTGTTCCGGCGGGATATCCGCTGGAGTAG